One Vespa crabro chromosome 1, iyVesCrab1.2, whole genome shotgun sequence genomic region harbors:
- the LOC124432763 gene encoding actin-histidine N-methyltransferase isoform X1, which yields MNKKKSHSSSKQNYHQRQTSVVKARKKLNALCDQVFHMSCDPAYDTQLWDYYMNITPSLILITYNTSYLQPMKTKLSKQSRGVGQFMSWLKENDVNVDGASIVGFTGYDLGLRAERDFLENELILEIPRKLIFSTQTAAPELESFQRDPLIQQMPQVALAIALLVEKYKENSKWKSYFDILPTSYNTVLYMNLLEMKELKGSLTLETALKQVRNITRQYTYFNRVFQNGNDAVSNLLRDFFSYDDYIWAVSTVMTRQNLIPSEDGSSMIHALIPMWDMCNHEEGRITTGFNTTSDCCECYAMRDFKKGEQIFISYGSRTNSDFLVHSGFVCLENKKDGVRLPLGISKSDSLRKERIELLEKLGLPATGDFLLKAGTEPISDSLLAFLRVFNMRKIELTHWLKSDKVTDLKHVDCALDTIVEENVMKFLLDRLKLLIAKYPSTIEEDLEKLNTRLPKMQRLIVQLRVSEMKILLSALDYVGQWLKV from the exons ATGAACAAAAAGAAGTCTCATTCTTCTTCGAAGCAGAACTATCATCAAAGACAAACGTCGGTGgtgaaagcaagaaaaaagctCAATGCTTTGTGCGACCAAGTTTTTCACA tGAGCTGCGATCCTGCGTATGACACACAGCTATGggattattatatgaatatcaCACCAAGTTTAATACTAATTACCTACAACACTAGTTATTTACAACCGATGAAGACAAAGCTATCAAAACAATCCCGGGGGGTTGGACAATTCATGAGCTGGCTGAAAGAGAATGATGTTAACGTAGATGGAGCAAGTATAGTTGGATTTACAGGATACGACTTAGGTCTAAGGGCAGAACGTGATTTTTTAGAGAATGAACTTATTTTGGAAATACCTAGGAAACTTATATTTAGTACTCAAACAGCTGCCCCTGAGTTAGAAAGTTTTCAACGTGATCCATTGATACAACAAATGCCACAAGTGGCATTAGCCATTGCTTTGCTCGTTgaaaagtataaagaaaattcaaaatgGAAATCTTATTTTGATATTCTTCCCACTAGTTATAATACAGTACTCTATATGAATCTGCTTGAAATGAAGGAGCTTAAAGGCAGTCTAACATTAG aaacTGCTTTGAAACAAGTCAGAAATATTACACGACAATACACTTATTTTAATAGAGTTTTTCAAAATGGAAACGATGCAGTATCTAACTTGCTCagggattttttttcttatgatgATTATAT ttGGGCCGTTTCTACAGTAATGACAAGACAAAATTTAATCCCAAGTGAAGATGGATCCAGTATGATACATGCTTTGATACCAATGTGGGATATGTGTAATCATGAAGAAGGAAGg atAACTACAGGTTTTAATACAACTTCTGATTGTTGCGAATGTTATGCCATGAGAGATTTTAAAAAAGGAGAACAGATATTCATTAGTTATGGTTCAAGAACTAATTCCGATTTTCTAGTACATTCAGGATTCGTTTgtctagaaaataaaaag gATGGCGTTAGACTACCTCTTGGTATCAGTAAATCAGATTCACTTAGAAAAGAACGTATTGAGCTTTTAGAAAAATTAGGATTACCGGCGACCGGTGactttttattaaaagctGGCACTGAACCAATTTCGGATTCGCTTCTAGCATTTCTTCGTGTCTTTAACATGAGAAAAATAGAACTTACCCATTGGTTGAAATCGGATAAAGTTACTGATTTAAAACACGTTGATTGTGCTTTAGATACCATTGTCGAAGAAAACGTGATGAAGTTTTTATTAGACAGATTAAAATTGCTAATTGCTAAATATCCTTCAACAATAGAg GAGGACTTAGAGAAACTCAATACCAGATTACCGAAGATGCAACGCTTGATCGTACAATTGAGAGTATCCGAAATGAAAATTCTATTGAGCGCACTCGATTATGTAGGACAATGGTTAAAAGTCTGA
- the LOC124432763 gene encoding actin-histidine N-methyltransferase isoform X2, with the protein MLCATKFFTVTRGWGSTFAILIVGLSNFLSNNWVSCDPAYDTQLWDYYMNITPSLILITYNTSYLQPMKTKLSKQSRGVGQFMSWLKENDVNVDGASIVGFTGYDLGLRAERDFLENELILEIPRKLIFSTQTAAPELESFQRDPLIQQMPQVALAIALLVEKYKENSKWKSYFDILPTSYNTVLYMNLLEMKELKGSLTLETALKQVRNITRQYTYFNRVFQNGNDAVSNLLRDFFSYDDYIWAVSTVMTRQNLIPSEDGSSMIHALIPMWDMCNHEEGRITTGFNTTSDCCECYAMRDFKKGEQIFISYGSRTNSDFLVHSGFVCLENKKDGVRLPLGISKSDSLRKERIELLEKLGLPATGDFLLKAGTEPISDSLLAFLRVFNMRKIELTHWLKSDKVTDLKHVDCALDTIVEENVMKFLLDRLKLLIAKYPSTIEEDLEKLNTRLPKMQRLIVQLRVSEMKILLSALDYVGQWLKV; encoded by the exons ATGCTTTGTGCGACCAAGTTTTTCACA GTCACACGAGGGTGGGGATCAACGTTTGCGATACTTATCGTCGGATTAAGCAATTTCTTGTCCAATAACTGgg tGAGCTGCGATCCTGCGTATGACACACAGCTATGggattattatatgaatatcaCACCAAGTTTAATACTAATTACCTACAACACTAGTTATTTACAACCGATGAAGACAAAGCTATCAAAACAATCCCGGGGGGTTGGACAATTCATGAGCTGGCTGAAAGAGAATGATGTTAACGTAGATGGAGCAAGTATAGTTGGATTTACAGGATACGACTTAGGTCTAAGGGCAGAACGTGATTTTTTAGAGAATGAACTTATTTTGGAAATACCTAGGAAACTTATATTTAGTACTCAAACAGCTGCCCCTGAGTTAGAAAGTTTTCAACGTGATCCATTGATACAACAAATGCCACAAGTGGCATTAGCCATTGCTTTGCTCGTTgaaaagtataaagaaaattcaaaatgGAAATCTTATTTTGATATTCTTCCCACTAGTTATAATACAGTACTCTATATGAATCTGCTTGAAATGAAGGAGCTTAAAGGCAGTCTAACATTAG aaacTGCTTTGAAACAAGTCAGAAATATTACACGACAATACACTTATTTTAATAGAGTTTTTCAAAATGGAAACGATGCAGTATCTAACTTGCTCagggattttttttcttatgatgATTATAT ttGGGCCGTTTCTACAGTAATGACAAGACAAAATTTAATCCCAAGTGAAGATGGATCCAGTATGATACATGCTTTGATACCAATGTGGGATATGTGTAATCATGAAGAAGGAAGg atAACTACAGGTTTTAATACAACTTCTGATTGTTGCGAATGTTATGCCATGAGAGATTTTAAAAAAGGAGAACAGATATTCATTAGTTATGGTTCAAGAACTAATTCCGATTTTCTAGTACATTCAGGATTCGTTTgtctagaaaataaaaag gATGGCGTTAGACTACCTCTTGGTATCAGTAAATCAGATTCACTTAGAAAAGAACGTATTGAGCTTTTAGAAAAATTAGGATTACCGGCGACCGGTGactttttattaaaagctGGCACTGAACCAATTTCGGATTCGCTTCTAGCATTTCTTCGTGTCTTTAACATGAGAAAAATAGAACTTACCCATTGGTTGAAATCGGATAAAGTTACTGATTTAAAACACGTTGATTGTGCTTTAGATACCATTGTCGAAGAAAACGTGATGAAGTTTTTATTAGACAGATTAAAATTGCTAATTGCTAAATATCCTTCAACAATAGAg GAGGACTTAGAGAAACTCAATACCAGATTACCGAAGATGCAACGCTTGATCGTACAATTGAGAGTATCCGAAATGAAAATTCTATTGAGCGCACTCGATTATGTAGGACAATGGTTAAAAGTCTGA
- the LOC124432763 gene encoding actin-histidine N-methyltransferase isoform X3, which translates to MNITPSLILITYNTSYLQPMKTKLSKQSRGVGQFMSWLKENDVNVDGASIVGFTGYDLGLRAERDFLENELILEIPRKLIFSTQTAAPELESFQRDPLIQQMPQVALAIALLVEKYKENSKWKSYFDILPTSYNTVLYMNLLEMKELKGSLTLETALKQVRNITRQYTYFNRVFQNGNDAVSNLLRDFFSYDDYIWAVSTVMTRQNLIPSEDGSSMIHALIPMWDMCNHEEGRITTGFNTTSDCCECYAMRDFKKGEQIFISYGSRTNSDFLVHSGFVCLENKKDGVRLPLGISKSDSLRKERIELLEKLGLPATGDFLLKAGTEPISDSLLAFLRVFNMRKIELTHWLKSDKVTDLKHVDCALDTIVEENVMKFLLDRLKLLIAKYPSTIEEDLEKLNTRLPKMQRLIVQLRVSEMKILLSALDYVGQWLKV; encoded by the exons atgaatatcaCACCAAGTTTAATACTAATTACCTACAACACTAGTTATTTACAACCGATGAAGACAAAGCTATCAAAACAATCCCGGGGGGTTGGACAATTCATGAGCTGGCTGAAAGAGAATGATGTTAACGTAGATGGAGCAAGTATAGTTGGATTTACAGGATACGACTTAGGTCTAAGGGCAGAACGTGATTTTTTAGAGAATGAACTTATTTTGGAAATACCTAGGAAACTTATATTTAGTACTCAAACAGCTGCCCCTGAGTTAGAAAGTTTTCAACGTGATCCATTGATACAACAAATGCCACAAGTGGCATTAGCCATTGCTTTGCTCGTTgaaaagtataaagaaaattcaaaatgGAAATCTTATTTTGATATTCTTCCCACTAGTTATAATACAGTACTCTATATGAATCTGCTTGAAATGAAGGAGCTTAAAGGCAGTCTAACATTAG aaacTGCTTTGAAACAAGTCAGAAATATTACACGACAATACACTTATTTTAATAGAGTTTTTCAAAATGGAAACGATGCAGTATCTAACTTGCTCagggattttttttcttatgatgATTATAT ttGGGCCGTTTCTACAGTAATGACAAGACAAAATTTAATCCCAAGTGAAGATGGATCCAGTATGATACATGCTTTGATACCAATGTGGGATATGTGTAATCATGAAGAAGGAAGg atAACTACAGGTTTTAATACAACTTCTGATTGTTGCGAATGTTATGCCATGAGAGATTTTAAAAAAGGAGAACAGATATTCATTAGTTATGGTTCAAGAACTAATTCCGATTTTCTAGTACATTCAGGATTCGTTTgtctagaaaataaaaag gATGGCGTTAGACTACCTCTTGGTATCAGTAAATCAGATTCACTTAGAAAAGAACGTATTGAGCTTTTAGAAAAATTAGGATTACCGGCGACCGGTGactttttattaaaagctGGCACTGAACCAATTTCGGATTCGCTTCTAGCATTTCTTCGTGTCTTTAACATGAGAAAAATAGAACTTACCCATTGGTTGAAATCGGATAAAGTTACTGATTTAAAACACGTTGATTGTGCTTTAGATACCATTGTCGAAGAAAACGTGATGAAGTTTTTATTAGACAGATTAAAATTGCTAATTGCTAAATATCCTTCAACAATAGAg GAGGACTTAGAGAAACTCAATACCAGATTACCGAAGATGCAACGCTTGATCGTACAATTGAGAGTATCCGAAATGAAAATTCTATTGAGCGCACTCGATTATGTAGGACAATGGTTAAAAGTCTGA